GTCTGGCAAGACATGTCCCACTGTGTGGAGGACTAAATATATAATCGCATATTTcaattaattcatatttttataataataagaaagctgaaatatatacatacatacttaactcgataagcaaaaacattttggcaattaaaatatgaattgtggaaaaacagaaacatttatcaagttaattgttttttaaaagcttgGAGTTATTTGCTCATTTCATTTATGAAATacgtatttattcatttaagctTTGTTATGCATTTACAAATGTATTTGTTGCTGACTGTCATTTGTTGTCctcataaataaatgtttatactTTATACAAAAGTCTGTATGCGTGTgtcttaattaattaattatgtaGGTGGTACTAATCTAACTGTAAAGCAAGAGTGGTCACAGGATTTATGCAGCTCAACTTTTGCTTCACACTGAGGTTAGTACCATATCtctcaaataaataagaaatatagatagacaaaaataaatacatactataaatgtattttgtagaTGCTGTTTGTAGATTAAGTCGGAGGCATTATATATAAACAGGAGACAATGATTATTTACTTCAACCACTAGATGGAGGCCATTTTACAATGTGTCAGTCCATGTGCAGTCTAATAATCTCCAGCCATACAGAGGGGAGAACGAGCAACAAACAACATCAAACATCcaaacaggagagaggagatgagagaggaagtCTGTGAGACTCTAAAGACAACGTAAGACCAGAGTGTCTGGCAGTTTGATTCAGTCACCAATTAGATCACTGATCATGGGAATGCTGAGGATATTAATGGCGTTTCTTCTTCACATGGCTGCCACTCTGGCGGTAAGAAACACTAACTCATACTCAGACTGTAATATAGTATTATAATACTGCCATATTCCTTGCACGGGTATTTGTGTGCAAATATTCTGATTAAGATTGCTGGCTTCATGTCAAAGAGGTGATTGGATTTTTGTTTTGGTTGTGACAgtagtaaaaaatataaatgacaAACAGCAACAATCTCTTTCTTCAaaccataataataaaaataataatgcattttatttgtaaagcacttttcatTCGAAAAGAGTTTCAGAGTGTTTCAGAGCTACTAGATAGTTGTTAAACTATAATAGAAAACAAAATAGCTGTAAGTGATTTACCATCCACTAACCCCACAGTTTTTTATAGGGACTATTTGTTTCGTAAATTACTAGTTCCAAAGCAAAACTGCTCATGGTCGGGTGTAGATTATTCAAAGTAACAGGAACTTTGTTTCTAGAAAGATGTGCTGCtattcatgtttttaatgtagttttttttaacgttaAAACAATAGCTGAAGACAAAGCAGACATGGTCGGCCAAAACTCTCAAGTGGTACTTTTTTATGTACGTTTGTTTCTGTGAGATTTATTACATTGATGCTGGTTTCATGTTTAAGGGGATCAATTCATGGCTGCTCTCGTTAGTTTTGCTGCTTTTGTGTCAACTGACCCATGTGATTACAGCTACAAATTTATTTAGCAGCTTTGTGACACTGGGTCCTAAAAACGTGCCTCCGTAACAATGCAAGAATACAGAATACAGAATACATCTTGAGGGTAGCTGTGACTACAATAAACCTTATAAAAACTAGCAGCCTTGTTGTTATTCTGACTTCCATGCCCTTTTCACCCATTTGGTCTGTGATTGTTTGAAAACTGCAAAGATTAtagattatttaatttttttgttataACACAATTTATTTTTCCTGACCTTTTAGAGGGCTAATTTTCTTTGCCTAACAATTCTATTTTTTATCCAAGAAGCACGTTGTTGACTGGTTCTGACTAACCCTGGATCTGCCAGTTACTTAATtggtctttctttctctctctaggCTCCTGTGCCGTGTGAGGAGAAGGTGATCCGTTTGGAAGCGGAGATCCGGCGTCTGATGAAGGTGATCAATGACCAGCATCGCTACATCCAGGAGCTCCACAACAGCCAGGTCCAGCAGCTGGAGAACATACCCAACTCACACCTGGGCCCCGAGAACCTCTATAGAGGTAGGGAGAGATTTCCATGTGTGCATTTGAAATCTTCTTGTAGTGTGTTAATCTATCTGCTTAGCTGCATACACAGCAAGTTAATTACTAGCTACTTACCTACCAGCTATACCGTAAGTGTCAGGTGTCTCATAATGTgtacaatctgtccacatatgacatccctgtctcaggacctcacatccgatcaggaaaaactccaaacaaataaaaaataaaaaaacgtacaCTCCTTTAGctcattgttttagttttctggTTTGCTAAATCTTGAACTGTAAATGTTAGCAGAAACAGCTTTGTAAGGCAATCATGCCAGGTCCTGGCGTGTAGTTTTTCGCCTCCAAAGGTCCAAAGAATATTCATAAATGAAAGCCCTGCTTTAAAGCCCTGATAACCAACTTTTATCGAGCAGCCAATCAGCAGATATCCTTTTGTTTAGTCAACACCTTCTCATGACcctgcagctgcttcacagGAATAAAAAAACCTTCCAGCTAAAAATAATCTCTCAAACATGTCTAGCaaatatgtctgtgtgtttttgtttgcatCTATTGTATACAAAGCTATTCTTCATCTACcttgtttaaatatttcatattGTATATCTTTGTGCCTTCAGACTGCACTGAGGTGTTTGCGGACAGTAATGTGGCCAGTGGGCTGTATGTGATACGTCCAGACGGCTCTCCCACTGCACTGAGCGTCTACTGTGACATGAACAACGGAGGAGGATGGACTGTCTTCCAGAGGAGGAAAGACGGCAAAGAGAGCTttgaccggtgtgtgtgtgtgtgtgtgtgtgtgtttgtgtgtttgtgtcattttGGAATTTTGTCTCCATGTTTCGAGAGAATTTGACATCGTAAGTGAATGTAGAATCAGTATGTGGCCCCGGTATGTGCAGAGCCTGGGTGGAGTACAAGCATGGATTTGGAGACCTCTACTCACCCGATGGAGAATTCTGGCTGGGCAATAAACCTCTACACGATCTCACTTCACAAGGTATGTCtatctgtatgtttgtgtgtgtgtgtgtgtgtgtgtgtgtgtttgtgagtgtgtgtgtgtgtgtgtacatgatttGTTTGCCATAATAGGTGCAACGCCTCTGAAACTCATGTTTTCTAGGAAACTATGACCTGCGGATTGACATGGAGGACTTTGAGGGAAATCAGCGCTATGCAGAGTACAAGAACTTCAAAGTGGATGATGAAAAGGTGAAATGGAGACACTGCAAAAAAGTTTGACAGTGTAAAAATGAACACCATCTAGACTCATAGGTAAGGATAAGGATAATAAGAGTGATCACAAGAAAAAGTTGACTCATTCCACAGGATTCAACATTTTGAACCTACAACGTTAGTTATCTCATTCTCCTTTGTAGAATaaaattagttttttaaaattctgcaGCCTGGATTTGTTACATTTCTGTCTGTAATCAACTACATTATTTTTGTATCTGGTAAAAACAGCTTGTCCATCTGTCTCGCTTCTGATAAGCATTCTTTTTCAGTCTATAACCTTGCTCTCTATTCATTTCCCATAACAGTAGCAGTCTTATTTAGACTACTTACAACAGTAAGGACATCTGGCTCCAAAAAATACCGAAGCACTTTTCGTTGCAACAATGATTAATCcaaaactcttttctttgactCCCCTGTTTACTCGAAGGACCAGTACCAGTTACATATGGGAAACTACACTGGGAATGCAGGGGACGCCCTAGCTGACATCCACGGCCGCCCCTCTGCCGGGAAGAAGTGGACTGGTCCAGGTAGTGGGGTCAAGTTCAGCACTTTTGACCAGCTGAATGGTGTTGACGTGGAAAACGATGCCAAGTGTATTAGACACAGCAAGTCAGGGTGGTGGTTCAGCAGGTAATAGATGTATACTTCAAATCTCACTATAGCACAGCAGTTATGCTGTGAAGTACCACATGTGGAAACATTGATTATTTATATAAGTgagcaaacattttaaatgacaacacacacacacagtaattacTGCTGGCCAAGTGTCtcatcaatttatttgtattttacgtCCTCATCACAGGTGCGATTCAGGCAACTTGAATGGTCACTACTACAAAGGGCCGTACCAAGCAATGGCTGATGATGGGGTGGTGTGGTACACATGGCACGGTTGGTGGTACtccatcaaatctgtggtcatGATGGTACGAGCCGCTGACCTTGAGCATCCGCCACCGGTCAGTGCACCGTTGCCGGAACAACTTGACCCCAGCAAAGCGGCAAGCGAAGCCATTGACATTTCTCATGTTCAATAGGCTAAGAGCAAGTGTGTACTTACTAGAGCTGAAAATACACTTAATTTACATCCATTGTAAGGTGTGATATTGATGTTAACTGGGTGGAATCAGTTTTATCTCACTCACGTCCTGTACTCGCCTTTTTGACTTTTTCAATATTGAAAATTAAACAATGTTGCTTTGATCTAAtctcatattttatttattctatgtcCAAAATAAATCTGAACATAGTGAATTGAGACAAAAAGGGAACATCTGAGGTTTTTCAGGACAGACACCAGACAGACAAAGTGATTCCGTAAAAGAGAGTCTGGGAGTTTTCTCTGTGGAAATGATCACTGGCGGGTTTTCATGTGACCCAAAAATAGGACAGATATTAACTAGTTCAGTCTTGCTTTGTTTCCGTTTGGGCACAAGGTCATttagaggctgtgtgtgtgtgtgtgtgtgtgtgtgtgtgtgtgtgtgtgtgtgtgtgtgtgtgtgtgtgtgtgtgtgtgtgtgtgtgtgtgtgtgtgtgtgtgtgtgtgtgtgtgtgtgtgtgtgtgtgtgtgtgtgtgtgtgtgtgtgtgtgtgtgtgtgtgtgtgtggggggttgtaTGGCTTCGTAAATGTGAGATTGAAAGGAAACagtaaaggaggagaggggtgaaCATCATCCCGGCAGCACACTTCTTCTACATTGTTGGCGCTGAGATAGTGTTTGTGTCTCCGAACTGGGCTGCTCAGATTAACATCCAAAGGTTCACATAGATTAAGGTAGATGTTCCTCAGAtgaatatacataatataagtTCCTGTTTGCCCAAGAAGAACACCAAGTTCATCCACTTCTTCCAGATGTCCAATGCAAATAATTTATTGAGCTTTGCTCTTTAAAAAGAATTGAAAAGGCAAACAAATCTGTGCTAATCCATCGAGAGGTATGCATCATTTTATGATTTGCCAAACCCAAACAACTTTCAGTCTTTTTCCACAAACCTACATATGCCACAAATCCAAGGTCTTTCTCATCCACCTCTTAAAAGAGAGGTATAAAAAAACAGGATGAGCAGGACTTAAACATATTGTAAAAACAGGTTAGGACCCTGAAGTGAGCCAGTTATTAATGCTTTcttcagaaaaagaagaaaggttTGTTGAAGAACCAGGCATCTGGTAGAGAGCAAGGCCAGTCCCACTCAGACATACTGTAAGTGCATCGGTGCCACTGCAATGGCGTATCACTTTCAAGAGAAGCGTCTTTTATGCAATTTATTCCAAATGTACAagtgtatggaggactcaaaatgacttaagtataaataaataaatgcatgaataaatataggaataaataaataaatgcttaaataaatgtataaataaatgcttaaataaatgtataaatgaataaataaatgtataaataaataaatgcttaaataaatgtataaataaataaataaatacaggaatgaataaatataagttataaatcaacaggacatcattaaataaatatatttctacatttctgtatttcttcatttatttatttctctatttatgtgtccacacgtatttcttcatttatttatctgtgacatttacgtgtccgtataatcaaatgagctggggcggtccgaacctcattgttgaacaggattggtcaaatcagggagcaagacagaagtaatcgatccctagcacttggacctgaagtgtagacgaacagcgtgtattatgcattcttgtctgtacattctaaatactactgttgttgagtcacggaatgtaatttaaggatgttttcagtcgagaagttagtagtttaagcatcaaatctgtggtcggtttatcgagattcagcctaataaggatatgcgacggagatttgagctcctgctcgcgggaccactgagctccgggcgctcagcgcgctgtgcggccgccgagagaagcctgatctcggcaggactttttgaaatgctccgctggctctgacgcctccgtagcggctaaacatgagatataattaggttttggaggatctaaagagcacaacgagtttattatttattaaaagataacgttacgtcaatttgactgagattcataacttcatattgtagcgaccctgggtcaggatggaaagctacgagacgttttatagttattaccgtttattcgggaacaagtaccaggctactgtgggcggagtatacgccaaacgacagtgaacaccgcaacacattctactccactgtaaagtattttacagtgaatacagggctctcaagttttgaagacaggaaagcgtgacatttccatcagcacccgatgctcacctgtgcgcgcatcgcagctgagcgttgcgcgcgccggcatcgagccggcatcgagccgaaaagaattgttgacggggggaggcggggtgctagtgactttttatttgccctgtcccgatgcgcgcataccggcgtcggagctctgcagcgaccgcgatcgaccaaTCGAtcacgatcggcgtattgagcacccctgcattcaaacattaaatagccgagaggttttttcagcgtgagaaatacgatgtgtggcgggagtgcgtgagttaagaccgaaatgcgtgagtctcacgctcaatgcgtgagacttgagagccctgtgaataattggagtaaattcatgaacaagcagtaggggcgagatccccctagcgacgctggcactcagtggcacctcagtggcaactcactggcacctcactggcacctcactggcacctcactggcacctcactggcacctcagtggcaagtctgtggcaagtgccacagacttgcatagataatgtatttgtatttttttagacttacttaaaatatgcaatacgatattgctgtacaatactgctgtactatattgaatattgttttgctactactacgtttcacttcgtaatatataacacttatataccatgatatgtataatgtggtccgcctttctttaataataaaaaatatataatttttttttttaccatgtcatactgttatacctccatgaaattctcctttgaggagatgccactgttagtctaaagtttaagcactggcactcagtgacacttgccggcacttgccatcagttgccagcagttgccagcagttgccagcagatgccactactagtcaaaaagtgccactactagttaaaaagtgccactactagttaaaaagtgccactactagtcaaaaagtgccagcagacggagggtcggccaggcgcgtctgcggcatgtctgcgcagtgacgagtctgcgacgatttagtgacaagctccactgaagtgcccggacagcggaagaaattactttcatgatcacaaaatggaggagctgcggtttagctagatagatacacagatggatatatatatatatatatgtatatatatatatatatatatatatagagataatttgtgtctttttgtagacttacttacaatatgcaataagatagttctgtacattactgctatactatatttaatattggttTGCTTCTATATATTTGTAAGGTGCTGTGATGCTTGAGTTAGGTTTATAAATGCAATTAATGTGATGGTTATTAATTGAATACTAGGCCAACATTAAATTACAGAACATTACTGctatactatatttaatattggttTGCTTCTATATATTTGTAAGGTGCTGTGATGCTTGAGTTAGGTTTATAAATGCAATTAATGTGATGGTTATTAATTAAATACTAGGCCAACATTAAATTACACATCAAAGCACATATATTTGCTGAATCAATAAAGCTACAGTTGTCATGGGTGTGAACAGAATATGAAAAGAACGAGACGCAGAGAAAGTCCGAATACAGTATTCACGGAACGTATTAGTaaatatgaaacacatttaataaaacaaaacacaacatgtaaaACAATAAACTCTCATTACGCAACTAATCACAGTGCTTGAATGACCCATCCACCTTGTAACCCTTGTCCATGAATTCCTCAGAAAACCtattataatcactttgatatTCAAAGTTGAAATCCAAGAGTCTTTCAGCtccgtcgtcttcttcttctcccgcaTGTGCTTTTCCGATGGCCAGCTGTTCTGATCGGCCCATTAGCGTCAGTGCGGGTAATGTCACCT
The nucleotide sequence above comes from Pseudoliparis swirei isolate HS2019 ecotype Mariana Trench chromosome 24, NWPU_hadal_v1, whole genome shotgun sequence. Encoded proteins:
- the LOC130190424 gene encoding fibrinogen-like protein 1 — its product is MGMLRILMAFLLHMAATLAAPVPCEEKVIRLEAEIRRLMKVINDQHRYIQELHNSQVQQLENIPNSHLGPENLYRDCTEVFADSNVASGLYVIRPDGSPTALSVYCDMNNGGGWTVFQRRKDGKESFDRAWVEYKHGFGDLYSPDGEFWLGNKPLHDLTSQGNYDLRIDMEDFEGNQRYAEYKNFKVDDEKDQYQLHMGNYTGNAGDALADIHGRPSAGKKWTGPGSGVKFSTFDQLNGVDVENDAKCIRHSKSGWWFSRCDSGNLNGHYYKGPYQAMADDGVVWYTWHGWWYSIKSVVMMVRAADLEHPPPVSAPLPEQLDPSKAASEAIDISHVQ